A window of the Synchiropus splendidus isolate RoL2022-P1 chromosome 6, RoL_Sspl_1.0, whole genome shotgun sequence genome harbors these coding sequences:
- the gpx1b gene encoding glutathione peroxidase 1b → MSKRFYELTGQLLSGEAFKFSTLRGKVVLIENVASLUGTTTRDYTQMNELHERYASKGLVILGVPCNQFGHQENGRNEEILLSLKHIRPGNGFEPKFQLLEKTDVNGKEAHPLFTFLRESLPSPSDDPSSLMSDPKSVIWSPVCRNDVSWNFEKFLISSDGTPFKRYSKKFLTSDIEGDIKTLLSQAK, encoded by the exons ATGTCGAAGCGCTTCTACGAGCTCACTGGCCAACTCCTCAGCGGAGAGGCCTTCAAGTTCTCCACCCTGCGAGGCAAAGTGGTCCTGATCGAGAACGTGGCGTCCCTCTGAGGCACGACCACCAGGGATTACACCCAGATGAACGAGCTCCACGAGCGCTACGCCAGCAAGGGGCTCGTCATCCTCGGGGTTCCCTGCAACCAGTTCGGCCATCAG GAGAACGGCAGGAACGAAGAAATCCTCCTGTCCCTGAAGCACATCCGGCCTGGTAATGGCTTCGAGCCCAAgttccagctgctggagaaaaCGGACGTGAACGGGAAGGAGGCACATCCACTGTTTACGTTCCTGAGGGAGAGCTTGCCGTCCCCCAGCGACGACCCGTCCTCTCTGATGAGCGACCCCAAGTCCGTCATCTGGAGTCCCGTCTGCAGGAACGACGTGTCCTGGAACTTCGAGAAGTTCCTCATCAGCTCGGACGGAACGCCCTTCAAGCGCTACAGCAAGAAGTTCCTCACCAGCGACATCGAGGGCGACATCAAGACGCTCCTCAGCCAGGCCAAGTAG